TTGACTCTTATTTGGTTGCATGGGTTACTAGGATTAAGGATTTAAGCGATCATTGGCTGGAAGTGTCCAAAAACACTATAGTTGCACCTGAAAGTTAATCAACACATGCAATTACTGCTTTTGGATTGGATTGACCTTAAATAGCATCATGTTGAATTGCTGATGTCAACATCCCTGATCTGATCATCACAAGTTCTTTAAAACTGGTTTAGTTGATATTATACTTTGAAGTTGCCCACAGACTTTCAAAGCATTGTCCtcctaaggccctgtttgtttcagcTTCTGGCTGATTTTCAAGGCTCGATTTTGACTTTTGGATTTCTCAAAATCGAGCCTTGAAAATCAGCCAGAAGCTGAAACAAACGGGCCCTTAACTCTCAGTACATGCAAGTAAGTTTATGCAGTTCACTTTCATTCTTATCTTCTAAGGTACTGTACAGTTTTGTTTCCATTTAGCTCCCTATTTGATTCGCTTCTCATTTGTTTCGAGTTGGAATTTCCTAATTTAGCAGGTTGTTAGATTGTCCATCTTCACTTTCTTTGGGAATATGTACttttattatttatgttatagCTAGTTCTCCAATTAGGTACCTTCTGAAATTTGAACTGTACAAGATCGGTTATATTGTCTAGTCTGAAAATTCTGGAATTATTTGTCTAGTCTGAAATTCTGTATAGGGTTTATTCTGAAGCCAGTTACATTACTTGTGAAAAAAGATCTAGAAATGTCCATCTTGAAAATAACTTTCTGATGACTAATTCTAGAAAGTTACCCAACAGATCATCCTAAACTTCTTTAAATCCCTACATAATTGTTTTCTTAACTTTCGATTTAAGTTTTTCCCCCATTGACTCCAGGAGTTTTTCTGCATGCATAAACCTAATCTAAAACACTAATGTTTCTTCAGGATACCCACATGTTGCTTACTGGAGGTTTCGAGAAGATTTTGCGGATATATGATTTGAACCGTCCGGATGCAGCTCCAAGAGAAATTGAGAAATCACCTGGTTCTGTCAGAACTGTCACTTGGCTTCATAGTGACCAAACTATACTAAGTTCCTGCACAGATATGGGTGGTGTGAGGTTTGTCTGGATGTACCATTAACTGTATTAATTTTTAGCTCTAGATTTTCCCTTTGTATTCCCTATTGTGATTAGTGCTGCCACGTAGAAATTGATTTTATATACAAAATAGGCATGCTGAAGTGCTGAACGCTTATTCAGATTGCTAGGCATAATTGGCCGTTCTGTGGGGTTGGACTGTTAAATTGCGAATGCAAATGCATCACTCAGTTCACCTTCTACAAATTCATTTCATTTTGACCAATCATTAAATGTTCGCATTAAGGAAAGTTCCATAGAAAGCAAACCCTAGTCTCTATAATCTTTAGTTGCAAAGCCTTCATCTGAAGTATCTCACAGTCCAAAGTCTGTCAACATGCAAATAAGTTTGGGCATATCCATCTGTCACACCTATGATTTGAGTAGGAATCTGAGTTAAAATTGACTATTTACCCTTTAAAGGTTCCTAGAAACTTACCCGCACTTTTTGAAGAACTCTGATTAATATAATTTTATACATCAGTAAGCTGAACAGACTGATTAATATAATTTTAGTACCTTGTTAAAACATGTGTTGAATCTGAGATATGTATTTTTGTTCTTCTTGATTAATTGGTACCGCCTCTAAACAGATTATGGGATGTAAGGAGTGGAAAAATTGTCCAAACACTTGAAACCAAGTCACCTGTGACCAGTGCGGAAGTAAGCCAAGATGGTCGGTTTATCACAACAACTGATGGCTCAAGTGTGAAGTTTTGGGATGCAAATCAGTAAGGCATTTTTGTATCTTTAGCAATGCCAAGACATGTGTTGGCTACTTGGCTTTCTTGCTTACAGAAAGTTTTTTGTTATTCTGCAGCTATGGACTTGTTAAGAGCTACAATATGCCATGTGCAGTGGAGTCAGCTTCTCTTGAACCAAAGTATGGGAACAAATTTGTCACTGGTGGAGAAGACATGTGGGTTCGTGTCTTCGATTTCTTCACTGGAGAAGAATTAGGTACGTTAATTTGTTTCAACAGGCTTTGTAGAAATGGCAGGATGGCTCTTTCTCATGTTACCTACAACTTCTTTTACAATTTTCTTGCCATAACTTTTgccttgtcagaatttttcattttccaGCCTTTTTTCCATTTTAATTATCAACGTAAAGGTTGTCATGTTTAATGAAAGCATGCTTGATGTTTCACATCATGACAAATCTTTAGTTCCTTTGTCCATTTTTATTATATTTAGTTAAGAGTGGTTGAAATTCTGCTCGGAGCCcagcctctctttttttttggctctCTTTTTTCAATCAGTGCCAGTTAGGGTTTTCAATCAGCGCCTGTTTGTATGGTTTACATTTTGATTTTTTGATAAGGTGTTTCGAAAATAAGAAGTTTGTTTCTGGAGTCTACCTGCTTCACAGCTGTGGTCAAGCAACTATTGTTGTTTCACCTATAGGTTATGTTTCTTTTTATGGGATCGCTCCAAGCATTCACATGTGTAGATTTAAATCTCAAGTTGTTCACACTCATTTGAAGTAGTTGAGGAATGTGATGGAAGAATCTATAGAACATTCTATTGCAGTCATTATTGTGTGACTATTCCCATCAAACTCATGGTTGTGTTCCTTTGGAAACAGCATGTAACAAGGGGCACCATGGCCCAGTCCACTGCGTCCGATTCTCCCCAGTTGGCGAATCTTATGCATCAGGGTCGGAAGATGGCACCATCCGAATCTGGCAGCTGGGCCCAGCTACCAGCGAAGAGCAGGAGGCTGCAAACGCAAACGGGAAGACGAAGGTTGAGGTAAATGATGCCGCGCGCAAGATTGAGGGCTTCCACATTCCCAGGGACAGGCAGGCAGAGGGGTCGTGAATTTGTGATGCTGATGCACCACTTCACGCTGGGAGACTGCTGTTGTCAAATGCTCTGCGGGTGGTCTGTTGTAATACGGGGGGGTTTCATGTAGCAACACTGGGATGAAATGGTGAAATTTTGTAGGGGGGCGGTATCCTAACTCTCAGTGGCATCGAgttcgaaaaaaaaaatcccagtTGCATGCAGTACACAGTCGGGACAGTTTTTCTCTCCTCTCTCACTGAAAGAGTAGCAAgttgaaatgttgaaattggCCAATGTCTTTTGTGCCTTGTTAACGTAGTGTGCATTCGTATCGCTCGGTACTTCGTTTCTAACCATTTGGTCGGGTCGGGTTGCCAAACAAGCCACACCCCACACCGGAAGATGTTTGATGGGCCTCTCTGCTTCTAGCTGTTGCACGCAGTTGGCCCATGTGGGATGGCAGGAGGAGCTGAGGAGGCAGTGGAAAATCTATGAATCTTTCGGTTctagtgtttgagattcgtgcaaacgATGACAGCCCTTGGATAGTTGGATCCACCCTAACTCTAGCTTCCTCTTTCTTCCCTGCCTCTCTCCCCTGTCCTTCCTCTTTCTTCCCTGTCTTTCTCCCAGCACTCTCTTCCCCGCCCTGGCCccctcccaccgccgccgccgcctgctcctccgCTGCACCTCTTGCTCCTTcgccgcgcgctgctcgccgccgcttgCTCCACCACACGTCACCCCTACTCCACCATGCGCAGGCCGCCATGTGCTCCGCCAATGTCGCCCGCGCCGCAGACAGCCAACGCTGGAGAAGATGAGGAAAAAATATTGGTTCAacatttttaaaatattgaTTCAATATTTTTGAAATGCTGGTTTAACATTTTGCAATTGTTGAATCAATATTTGTAAAATGTTGGTTTAATATTTTCGAAATATTAGTTCAACAATTTTTCCAACAAATGGGCCTTAGTGGGCTGTAAAGATAAGTTGCTTAACTATCTTCCACAAGATGTATAAAAGCCCCCAGGAGGCAGTCCACTGTGTCGTTTCTGGCAGAATAAGCATTAAGTAGAGCAAACAGGAACATAGCTGTTCAAATCATTCTATTTAGTAACTATTCACTTCAATTCAGTCAATTGGAGACCAGAGGTTGGGTTAAGGTTCTTTGGAACCTTAAGTGGTAAGCCAGATTCTCTCTACGATACGCCTAGCTGGCGACGCCCTCACTCCTAGCGAGGTGCGCCGCCTGGGATTCGAACTCCAGCCCTCCTTTTTCAGAGGTTGGCATCTAAGCTAGCCGGGCTACCCTCTCTACCCACTTCTATTCGGtcaatgcatcaaactccatGCATATTGCTGAACAGCCACTTACCCAATATACTGAAGTTCAAACACACCAATCAACAGCCGCTAATACCCAATTTTCACGCTCAAAACCCCCAATAACTGCATAATTCATAAGAGCAAAATCCTCAGTCAACTGCACAACTCCAATCAGCTCTAACTCACAGGAGCTTGAAATCCTTACCCTCCACCCTCATGTTCCAGACCTGACCTCGGGTGTACTGAGGGCTTCTCTAGTGAGAAGTTGAAAGCGAATCCTCATCAGAGCTGGCGTATGCATGAGTCAAATTTACCACTGGAGTAAGCGAATCTTCAAGGAGAGAGAAGTCGAAACGTCGCTGGGGGTTGACTCCTCGCAAATAAAGAAATGGATCAGTCCCACCTGCCATGTCTTGCTCCTCAGGCTGCAgcttttaaaagaaaaaaggtTGCTCTCTTATGCCTTGTTTATTGGAGTGTAGGGGCCATAGTTTAGTTTGGCCCAGGATTCAACTCGAATGAATGCTTACATGGCTACTTTTTCAGAGGATGGTTATAGCCTTTGGGAGAAAAAAAAGCTAGAATATCCATCtcttagctttaataaaaaggCTAGATCCGCTAATAGCCGGTTATGTTATAGCCGCTAATTAAGGATTATTTAGCTAGCTAAATCATataattaatctttatttattgttagtttagtATTGAACTTCATTATTTATGAAATTTAGTATTTCGTTAATGATGAGGAAATGAAGCTCAAGATGTACTTTAGTACATGAAAGTTTCTTGATTTTATGTTTATATTCAAAATTACTCATAGATTTATGCATGGTGTTGAAGTAAAATACATAATTGTgagaagcttctagaagattagagagtatACATGACCCATGGTTATTATTCTTCATGGTGAAATGTAGAGTATTCtaaaaattagatatttgtatggaTATATAagcataaaaaataaaaaaattagatattttATTAAGAAGAGTTTAGAAGATGTACACATGACAAAGTCATATGAGCCATGGAGTCCTATAAATAAGGATGCTCCCCTCCTCTCTTGTCATATCATAgcataagaggtctcaagtGGGAGATAACAAGGTTGGCATGTAGTGTAGTAGTATCATGTTAGGGTAGCCACATAAAGAATGTAAGAATCTTGTGTTGTACTAAGTTTATGGTGAATAAAGAGTTAACCTCTTATATAGAGTTGGTCTCTCGTATTAGTGTCTATGTGGAAGGTCTTCTTGGTGTAGTGGGTATAAGGTCCACAGAGAAGTCGGTGTCAAGGTTAGGAGCGCCAATTTCTCAACATATGATATTTACAGAACCGCTAAATGGGTTAGCTAAGCTATAGCCCGATAAATCCTTTTTTAGCTCCTACAAACACCAAACACTAGATGGCTTATCCCATTATTTTAAACACTGTGTATAGTTGAACTGATGATGGAGGTTGGCAAGCGCGGCCGCTAGCGTGTGCCGCTCCATCAGTACTAGTATAACTTGGCCAACCTCCTCGATTTCTGTGCGCAGGACGTGCACCAGAATCCTTAGGACTCGCTGCCAATTTGGATGTGGCCGAAGGCATCTCCCGCCTCCACGAGTCGAGTGGCTTGGACGAGCATACGAGGTGCAATGACGTCGGCGAGGCGGGGGCTGCGCCATGCGCGCGGAAAGGATCGGCGGGGGCCCACACCGGGTGCGACGGCGGGGTCGGCGAGGACTGGCGTGTCGCGCTTGGGAGTGGAGTCGGCGAGGGCTGCACTACATGCGCGGACGGGGTTAACGAGGCTTGCGCTGGGTGCGGTGGCGGGGTCGGCAAGAGctatggcgccgggcgtggggACGAATTCAGCAGGGGCTGCGCCAGGTGCAAGACTGGGGGTCAAGCATGGGGATGGGGTCGGCGGGAGCCGCGCGGggtgcggtggcggcgtcggcaAGGCCTGCGGCCCTGGGCACCGTGTCTGGAGAGTCGACGAGCGGATTGCTCAATCCTCTCCACCACATCCTTCAACTTAACCCTCTTCATCAGGATGTTGTGGACGCTGCTGGCACGGAGGAGGCCGTGCATACAGAGCGATGATGCTGGCCTTGTTGTTCACCTTCTCGACATGCATGTCCACCAACTTCTGCACGTCGCGTAGTGAGCTAACCTTGCGCGTCTTCATCTTCCTCGTGCGCCTGCGATTCTTTCGAGCCATATTggcgcccctccctcctctcttctcttcACGTGCTGCGCTCTCGCGGTCTCGCTCTCCTGGCGATTTGAGTGTGGTGAATTTGGCTGGGTGGGTGGCTTTGCTATGCTAACTGGTTCGCGGCCGCGAGGAATGTGGTCGGGTATTTATGCATCGGTGATCGGGAgcagggaggaagaaggcagaGCCGCAGGGGTGTAGAGGCACCGGTTCCGTGTTCTGGAAGATACCGGGATGACAGACCTAAACAAGCCCGAGTAAGGGAAGACCTAGGCACTCAGTACTTGGAAGCCCACCTCTTATATTGCTCGAAGCCCGACCTCGGCAAATGGCTGATTGCTCGATTGGCCCAATAAGTATCTTAGCCCACATTAGATTGAGGAGGAAAATAAGAAATTGGAGATATGGATCCGGGAGATGCGTGCTTGGGGAGGTTATCTATAACTTGCCGGCGCCACACATGGGCACCAAGACGACGGTCGGGGTCGCCATGGATGGATAAGGATTCGAACACAAAAAAGAGTATTGGACGGTGGGGTGTTGATTTTCCAAGCACGGCGGGTAGGTGTGGGCGGGTATTTTCCAAGCACGGCGGGTAGGTGCGGGCGGGTATGCAAGCCTGCGGTAAGTGAAAcaattgcttttcggcaaaaacgTTCTCCAACTCGTGAATTTTATGGTCACTCTTCATCCCACCTCCCTTGATCCTGACAGATGGGTCCAgcgtgaggggtacggtggaCCCGTTCTAGGTGAGAAatgttttcaattattttcgatctttatagtatagagaTAGATACATGATGTGTAGCAGATGGATCGATTACTTCTAGATCTGAGGCAACGAAGGATAACTCTCGGCGTGGTAAAAGCTTGAAAGATCCAGGGCGAGACCTCCCAGAGGTACGGTGTAATGCAAACCACAGAAAGTTTTCGAGAACATTTAATTGCACATAAAGCTTGTTGCTTTTATCAAATCTCAGTAGACCTAACAGTACATAACTACTTCTTGTTATTTATGGTCCATTGCTCCTTGCTCCTCAGTCATGGAGTACTTGAAAGCAAGTATGGCTCAGTGACTACAAAGGTTTTAAAGGTATACTGTTAAGTACTGAAGTAGGATCTGCTGTCTTGCGCACTGCTTACTTTTTGAACATTGGAGATGTGCACATATAAATCGATTGGTGTCCCCCATTCGGCGCCTCTGCTCCGTCGGCGATTTTTTTGTTGGTGGTGCCACCAAACCTTATGCCAGGTGGTGTTTCCACCTCTTTCACCATCCCCCTTCAAGGCTTCCTCCCCTTGTATGGCGTTGGATGGTGAGACGTGGAGCCTGGATGCGCTCTGAAAGGTGGTTCCATCAGCATCAAAGGGAAGGTTGTCATTTCTGGTGAGCTTCAGTTTGCGCCCTATCCGCCGCCTTTAGTCCCCACTCTGTTGGCCTAACCCTCAGAAGGAGGGTGACAGCGGAGCGGCGTAGCTACGAGGGGTGGTGTGGAGGTGCAACGGCTGCAATATATTCGGCGAGTACGTTGTTCGGTGGCGGCTCCCATCGACGATCGGTGGTTGTCTTTCTAGCTTGTGTCTTGGCTTTGTATCTTGAATTGTGCGTGTTTCCCTCTCTGATCTAGGTGTTGTGTTGGGCTATTGTAAAATTGCTAAAACTCAAATGTTGTAGCATTTTGGCTTGCCTAAAAGCCTATCAATGAAATCAGGTGCGGATGCTCCCCCATCCTAAAAAAACATAAGATCGTCACCTGCAATGAACCATGCTTAATGTTTCACAACATGACACATTTTTAGTTCTTTCGTCCACTATTCTCTTTAATTAGGAGTGTAgtaattcttcttcttcttcttgattgtAGTAATGCTCTGTGGGTGGTCTGGTGTAATAGGGATGGGTTTCATGTAACAGCACCGGGACGAGATGGTGGAAGTTTGGGGCCGGTCTCCTAACTGCAGTTGCAGCACACTCGGATAGTTCGCGCTGAAAGAGCCGGAcaaattattttgaaatataaGCAAATTGAAATTGACCGTTATTTTTTTCTCGCCTCTGAGGGTGAAATTGAGCATTTGTACCTCGTCAACGCAGTGTGCGAACGGAGCAGGCTTATTTAGTTGgccaaaatttttgaattttgatactgtagcacttttattattattagacaattaatgtctaattataaattaattagacttaaaaaatttGTCTCGTCGTTTACTGTTAAACTATGTAatgagttattttttcaactataatTAATGTTTCATGCATATGTCTGAAAATCCAATGTGACGGATACCGTAAAAAATTTTTTTGGAAGAGGGCCTAAGGGCAAAACCGCAAAAGGGTCAATGATTGTTAACCGCAAAAAAAGGCACAATTGTCAGGGCTGAGCACAATCAGCTAGCTATATATAAAACGAGTGGTATACAGAACAGAAACAACAACAAATGTCACGTATGTATAACCCGAGCTCAGAGTCAGAGAAGCTGATGATGATCTACGG
This window of the Panicum virgatum strain AP13 chromosome 1K, P.virgatum_v5, whole genome shotgun sequence genome carries:
- the LOC120684433 gene encoding serine-threonine kinase receptor-associated protein-like, which gives rise to MDKKKAAVPLVCHGHSRPVVDLFYSPVTPDGYFLISASKDSNPMLRNGETGDWIGTFQGHKGAVWSACLDTNALRAASGSADFSAKIWDALTGDVLHSFEHKHIVRACAFSEDTHMLLTGGFEKILRIYDLNRPDAAPREIEKSPGSVRTVTWLHSDQTILSSCTDMGGVRLWDVRSGKIVQTLETKSPVTSAEVSQDGRFITTTDGSSVKFWDANHYGLVKSYNMPCAVESASLEPKYGNKFVTGGEDMWVRVFDFFTGEELACNKGHHGPVHCVRFSPVGESYASGSEDGTIRIWQLGPATSEEQEAANANGKTKVEVNDAARKIEGFHIPRDRQAEGS